A single window of Chloracidobacterium sp. DNA harbors:
- a CDS encoding phosphoribosyltransferase, which yields MVDLVPSPESVMKILTDTGAYQRGHFVYPNGKHASHYFQMPLAFRYYDNARVLSVGLSRLFRMEKMIASRLPEISIISPSPGGIMVAFGIREALGAHQIYWAEMEQGKRQFRQFISQGDIYPAIIVDDIIRSGRAIQETIDLVRELGADVIGIGTIAKFEGAPNEFDGIPLKSLLNFDVNFYDTEEEWKRSKSASDATELKVRF from the coding sequence ATGGTTGATCTCGTTCCATCGCCCGAGTCCGTGATGAAGATCCTCACGGATACCGGTGCTTACCAACGCGGACATTTTGTTTACCCGAACGGCAAACACGCGTCCCATTACTTTCAGATGCCGCTGGCATTCAGGTATTACGACAACGCCCGTGTGCTGTCAGTGGGCCTCAGCCGTTTGTTTCGAATGGAGAAGATGATCGCAAGCCGTTTGCCGGAGATCTCGATCATCAGCCCGAGTCCGGGCGGCATAATGGTCGCATTCGGCATCCGCGAGGCGCTAGGTGCTCATCAGATATATTGGGCCGAAATGGAACAAGGTAAACGGCAGTTTCGCCAATTTATCAGTCAGGGTGATATCTATCCGGCGATCATCGTCGATGACATTATTCGTTCCGGCCGGGCGATTCAAGAGACGATCGACCTTGTACGCGAACTCGGGGCCGACGTCATTGGCATCGGCACTATCGCCAAATTTGAAGGAGCTCCGAATGAGTTTGACGGCATCCCGCTCAAGAGTCTCTTAAACTTTGACGTGAATTTTTACGACACCGAGGAGGAATGGAAGCGTTCTAAGAGTGCATCGGACGCGACCGAGTTGAAGGTGCGATTCTAG
- a CDS encoding NUDIX domain-containing protein — MNLLGKIWRLLPAWLRTRITRISQRTFTVSVAAVITNDAGQVLLLDHVLRPASGWGIPGGFIGFGEQPEDALRREVAEETGIELTDVRLYRIRTLKRHVEILFLARPVGDPTVLSREIVSLGWFTAEDLPAAMNVGQQNLIREILRTES; from the coding sequence ATGAATCTGTTAGGTAAGATCTGGAGACTTCTCCCCGCTTGGCTTCGCACACGCATCACACGCATCTCGCAGCGGACATTCACCGTCTCAGTGGCGGCCGTTATCACTAACGACGCGGGGCAGGTGCTGCTGCTCGATCACGTGCTCCGTCCGGCGTCGGGTTGGGGGATTCCGGGCGGCTTTATAGGCTTTGGTGAGCAACCCGAAGACGCTCTCCGCCGCGAGGTCGCTGAGGAAACGGGCATCGAACTCACGGATGTCAGGTTGTACCGCATCCGCACGCTGAAACGCCACGTCGAGATACTATTTCTAGCCCGCCCCGTCGGTGATCCGACGGTGCTCAGTCGCGAGATAGTTAGCCTCGGTTGGTTTACCGCCGAGGACCTCCCGGCCGCGATGAATGTCGGTCAACAGAACCTCATTCGGGAAATTTTACGGACTGAAAGTTGA
- a CDS encoding VCBS repeat-containing protein — MKRSIISRILLSAAFLSLTGAVFGQTSAASADVAASFSRFELTRATIADTGNGSRQIKFSGDRAITVELTPHDLRIAGSRSENTGIDGRVPQPLAAISTYTGTGVGGVSARINFNGGVFEGFLNVNGEILFIEPASRYSKSSNAAEYVIYRAEDAIARSPISCGSKLGDKIGSLMPVVQTAQSSVAIKRIELATEADLEYVSTLGGIAQANNEILGILNTIEGLYANELNLTIKVVYQHTWTVADPFASVNSETAVRNFQAHWNSNFPLSEYPRDAAHLFSGKSNLQSQGWAFIGATCRRPADAYGMSGYVNWAPAKYLITAHELGHNLGANHVEAAQNCGNSLMNAQLSGDTPMSFCQYSRDEIGTYIDTNGSCITSANKCAFDFEGDGKSDISIFRPSGGEWWYQRSSDGGNSASRFGTQSDVLIPADLTGDGKSDIAFFRPSTGFWYVLRSEDQSFYAVPFGMAGDVPVPADFDGDQKADIAIFRPSTQTWFVQRSSGGTDIIGFGSNGDKPVVGDYDGDGKADIAVFRNNAGIGEWWIRRSSDAGVTAAQFGSATDKTVQGDYTGDGKADIALWRPSNGLWYILRSEDRTFYAFPFGSNGDVPVAGDYDGDGRTDAAVFRPSNSTWYAARSTAGTLIQQFGQVGDVPIANAFVR, encoded by the coding sequence ATGAAGCGATCAATTATCTCCCGAATTTTGCTGTCCGCCGCATTTCTAAGCTTAACAGGTGCCGTCTTTGGCCAGACATCGGCGGCCTCAGCGGACGTCGCCGCATCATTCAGTCGATTCGAACTAACGCGGGCGACGATCGCGGACACCGGAAACGGAAGTCGGCAGATCAAGTTTAGCGGAGATCGGGCGATCACGGTAGAACTGACGCCGCACGATCTAAGGATTGCCGGATCACGCAGCGAAAATACGGGCATAGACGGCAGGGTTCCGCAACCGCTCGCGGCTATCAGCACATATACGGGAACGGGCGTCGGCGGCGTTTCTGCACGAATAAATTTTAACGGCGGTGTGTTTGAGGGGTTTCTCAACGTCAACGGCGAAATTCTTTTCATTGAGCCCGCGAGCCGCTATTCAAAGTCGTCTAATGCCGCGGAGTACGTCATATATCGGGCAGAAGACGCGATCGCTCGCAGTCCGATATCGTGCGGGTCAAAACTCGGCGACAAGATCGGCTCTCTGATGCCCGTAGTGCAAACGGCCCAAAGCTCCGTTGCAATCAAAAGGATCGAACTCGCCACGGAAGCCGACCTGGAATACGTTTCGACACTCGGCGGCATTGCTCAGGCAAATAACGAGATCCTGGGCATACTGAATACGATCGAAGGGCTCTACGCGAATGAATTAAACCTGACGATCAAGGTCGTGTACCAGCATACCTGGACGGTCGCGGACCCGTTTGCCAGCGTTAATTCTGAGACGGCGGTGCGTAATTTTCAAGCACATTGGAATTCTAACTTTCCGCTTTCGGAATATCCGCGTGACGCCGCTCACCTGTTTTCGGGCAAGTCGAATCTGCAATCGCAGGGTTGGGCGTTTATCGGTGCGACGTGCCGCAGGCCGGCCGATGCTTACGGTATGAGCGGCTACGTGAACTGGGCTCCGGCAAAGTATCTGATCACTGCCCACGAACTCGGGCACAACCTCGGTGCCAACCACGTCGAGGCGGCACAGAACTGCGGCAATTCGCTGATGAACGCGCAATTGAGCGGCGACACGCCGATGTCATTTTGCCAATATTCTCGCGACGAGATCGGAACCTATATTGACACGAATGGTAGTTGCATCACCTCCGCCAACAAGTGTGCCTTTGATTTTGAAGGTGACGGCAAGTCGGACATCTCGATCTTTCGGCCGTCGGGCGGCGAATGGTGGTATCAACGAAGCAGCGATGGCGGCAACTCGGCGTCGCGATTCGGTACACAAAGCGATGTTTTGATACCGGCCGACCTGACCGGTGACGGTAAAAGCGATATTGCCTTTTTTAGGCCATCGACGGGATTTTGGTACGTACTTCGCAGTGAGGATCAGTCGTTTTACGCGGTGCCCTTTGGAATGGCGGGTGATGTGCCCGTTCCGGCCGACTTTGACGGTGACCAAAAAGCGGACATCGCGATATTTCGCCCGTCGACGCAGACGTGGTTTGTGCAACGATCATCCGGAGGCACCGATATTATCGGTTTTGGTTCGAACGGCGACAAGCCGGTAGTCGGCGATTATGACGGTGACGGCAAGGCCGATATTGCCGTTTTTCGCAACAATGCCGGCATCGGCGAATGGTGGATCAGACGAAGTTCAGATGCGGGTGTTACTGCCGCACAGTTTGGATCAGCGACAGACAAAACTGTCCAAGGCGATTACACGGGCGACGGCAAGGCAGACATCGCTCTTTGGAGGCCGTCGAACGGCTTATGGTATATCCTGCGGAGTGAAGATCGGACATTTTACGCGTTTCCATTCGGTTCGAACGGGGATGTGCCGGTCGCCGGAGATTATGATGGTGACGGCCGTACGGATGCGGCGGTTTTCAGGCCATCAAATTCGACCTGGTACGCCGCTCGCTCCACAGCGGGAACACTCATACAACAGTTCGGCCAAGTAGGTGATGTGCCGATCGCAAACGCGTTTGTTAGGTGA
- a CDS encoding M4 family metallopeptidase, protein MKKILGLLAVAVCVLMVFGIVSKRAEANKAVFSTGSQDELDNAKRISLDILRYRAAQRAIGNVDEYQIQKVEIDELRMAHTRVRQTVNGVPVWEGEAIVHLDADGRMTTITDDLKESVAVNTKPNFSEKEAAMFAMNAYSGSAQITGASQIALYVYRSTDRDHLVYRVETPRLDGSADTSAPVVFVDAHTGEIVDGYNNLQTGTGSSLYSGNINISTSLSGANYYMEDTTRRQGTFNMNNTGNTSTGTGGTQSRYTDADDNWTATNARAGVDAHYGAAKTFDYYQSVHGRNGIDGNYGPGTTTAVSNGVSIVASRVHFGSGYNNAFWYQNMMTYGDGDGSTFTPLTTIDICGHEMTHGVTERSANLTYAKESGALNESMSDIMGSMVELYADGGVVSADTWKIGEDAYTPGTAGDALRRMDNPNAVGDPDHYSLRLYPGTCTASNANDQCGVHTNSSIQNHAFYLMAAGGTNRISGVAVTGIGGTDAAKVFYRALTVYMTASTNFAGARTATLSAATDLFGASSAQYNTVATGWCAVGVGTCPGGSTPTPTPTPTPSGNELLVNGGFETSASPWVGSGNGYFYTANGNAPHGGTGYVYFGVNNKATGQSYQTVAIPTTATGTLTFWLNVTSSETSTTKQYDKLFAEVRNTSGTLLATLATYSNLNKVASATTYSQKSLNLAAYKGQTVRVQFRSTMDTSVTTTFRVDDVSLK, encoded by the coding sequence GTGAAAAAAATTCTCGGCCTGCTTGCTGTTGCAGTATGCGTCCTGATGGTCTTTGGCATCGTTTCAAAACGTGCCGAAGCAAACAAAGCGGTATTTTCCACCGGTTCGCAAGACGAACTTGATAATGCTAAACGGATCAGTCTCGACATTCTCCGTTACCGTGCTGCCCAAAGGGCGATCGGCAATGTTGACGAATATCAGATCCAGAAAGTTGAGATCGATGAACTCCGGATGGCACACACGCGTGTCAGACAGACCGTGAACGGTGTTCCGGTTTGGGAAGGCGAGGCCATCGTGCACCTCGACGCCGACGGCAGAATGACCACCATTACCGACGATCTGAAAGAGTCGGTCGCAGTCAACACAAAACCTAATTTCTCTGAGAAAGAAGCGGCGATGTTTGCGATGAACGCCTATTCGGGCAGTGCCCAGATAACCGGCGCGTCACAGATCGCATTGTATGTCTATCGCTCGACCGACCGCGACCATCTCGTCTATCGCGTCGAGACGCCGCGTCTTGACGGTTCGGCCGATACCTCTGCACCGGTCGTTTTTGTGGACGCACACACCGGCGAGATCGTCGATGGCTATAACAATCTGCAGACCGGCACCGGTTCGTCGCTTTACAGCGGCAACATAAACATCAGCACAAGCCTTTCCGGGGCAAATTACTATATGGAAGACACGACGCGGCGTCAGGGTACGTTCAATATGAACAATACCGGCAACACGTCGACCGGCACGGGCGGCACGCAGTCGCGCTACACCGATGCCGATGACAATTGGACCGCGACCAATGCTCGTGCGGGCGTCGATGCCCATTACGGTGCCGCTAAGACCTTTGACTATTATCAATCGGTCCACGGACGCAACGGAATCGACGGCAATTATGGCCCCGGAACGACCACTGCTGTGTCGAACGGCGTAAGCATCGTCGCTTCACGCGTTCACTTCGGCAGCGGCTACAACAACGCTTTCTGGTATCAGAATATGATGACCTACGGCGACGGTGACGGTTCGACCTTCACGCCGCTGACGACGATCGACATCTGCGGCCACGAGATGACGCACGGCGTCACCGAACGCTCTGCTAACCTGACCTATGCTAAAGAGTCCGGAGCTCTGAACGAATCGATGTCCGACATAATGGGCTCGATGGTCGAACTTTACGCTGACGGCGGCGTCGTTTCGGCAGACACGTGGAAGATCGGCGAAGATGCCTACACGCCCGGAACCGCCGGCGACGCGCTACGCAGGATGGACAATCCGAATGCGGTCGGCGATCCCGATCACTATTCGTTGCGACTCTACCCTGGCACCTGCACCGCGTCGAACGCCAATGACCAGTGCGGCGTGCACACTAATTCGAGTATTCAGAATCACGCCTTTTATCTAATGGCGGCGGGCGGCACCAACCGTATCAGCGGCGTTGCTGTGACAGGTATCGGCGGCACCGACGCAGCTAAGGTCTTCTACCGTGCGTTGACGGTATATATGACCGCCAGCACCAACTTTGCAGGTGCTCGAACGGCGACGCTAAGTGCTGCGACCGACCTTTTCGGTGCTTCGAGTGCTCAGTACAATACAGTTGCGACCGGTTGGTGTGCGGTAGGTGTGGGAACGTGTCCCGGCGGTTCGACGCCGACACCGACTCCGACCCCGACGCCGAGCGGCAATGAACTGCTCGTCAACGGCGGATTTGAAACATCGGCAAGCCCGTGGGTCGGATCCGGAAACGGTTACTTCTACACCGCAAACGGCAACGCTCCGCACGGCGGAACGGGATATGTTTACTTTGGCGTAAACAACAAAGCCACAGGCCAGTCATATCAGACCGTGGCCATCCCGACGACCGCTACCGGTACGCTGACGTTCTGGCTCAATGTGACCTCCAGCGAAACCAGCACGACCAAGCAGTATGACAAGCTGTTTGCCGAGGTTCGCAATACTTCGGGCACGCTGCTGGCGACTCTCGCGACATACAGCAACCTTAACAAGGTTGCCTCTGCGACGACCTATTCGCAAAAGTCGCTGAATCTCGCTGCCTATAAGGGGCAGACCGTGAGGGTTCAATTCCGTTCGACGATGGATACTTCGGTCACGACCACTTTCCGCGTCGATGACGTATCTCTCAAGTAA
- a CDS encoding S9 family peptidase codes for MNRFVCVAILSLLLAVAASAQNIWSPEMQLKTKTIASPRVSPDGNHVVYTVSNEVMTADKSEYVTQIWLATSDGKENTQLTFADKSSTNPKWSPDGKWIAFTSTRKDNKNNLFFLRANGGEAEMATDLKGSIGDFDWSPDGKWVAYSMTDAKSDEEEKNDKGRNDFRWVDENIKMARLYVLPVAKDAAGKRDAKKLTSDNRSVTGFDWSPDGAKIAFGHVADPRADFWPTSDVSIVDVASGKVSPFANTTAAEASPSYSHDGKWIAMSVSDGPVRWAQSNRIYVFPSTGGNAKIMPLSYDGQPAIVGWTDDSAKVYFTEAKGTGTAVYEVNVATNAITERHHVGAVISGISMSPSGIFGMVVQTSDRAPEVFVARMEQEVPTQVSNVNADIARQKVGRTEVVKWKSKDGREIEGLLTYPNNYVAGTKVPFILSIHGGPAGVFQQSFIGGRGVYPIATFASKGYAILRPNPRGSSGYGTEFRRANTKDWGGMDYEDIMSGVDKVIEMGVADPNRMGVMGWSYGGYMTSTIITKTKRFKAASAGAPVTNLMSFNGTADIPGFVPDYFGGQSWEIPDIYSKHSAMFNIKGVSTPTLIQQGDADVRVPISQGYELYNALKQQGVPVRMIVLPRQPHGPTEPKMQLAAMQSNLDWFEKYLK; via the coding sequence ATGAATAGATTTGTCTGCGTTGCAATATTATCTTTGTTGCTTGCCGTCGCGGCTTCTGCACAGAATATTTGGTCGCCGGAGATGCAACTAAAAACAAAGACCATCGCTAGTCCGCGAGTTTCGCCGGATGGAAACCACGTCGTGTACACGGTTTCAAACGAAGTGATGACCGCGGACAAGAGCGAATATGTGACCCAGATATGGCTGGCAACATCGGACGGCAAGGAGAATACTCAGCTCACATTTGCCGACAAATCTTCGACCAATCCAAAATGGTCGCCGGATGGCAAATGGATCGCGTTTACTTCGACCCGAAAAGACAATAAGAATAATCTGTTCTTTCTCCGCGCCAACGGCGGAGAAGCCGAAATGGCGACCGATCTGAAGGGCAGCATCGGTGATTTTGACTGGTCGCCCGATGGTAAATGGGTCGCCTATTCGATGACCGATGCGAAGTCCGACGAGGAAGAAAAGAACGACAAGGGCCGAAACGATTTTCGCTGGGTAGATGAAAATATCAAAATGGCCCGACTCTATGTATTGCCGGTCGCGAAGGATGCCGCGGGTAAACGCGACGCCAAAAAACTGACGAGCGACAACCGCAGCGTCACCGGTTTTGACTGGTCTCCGGACGGGGCGAAGATCGCGTTTGGCCACGTCGCAGATCCACGGGCGGATTTCTGGCCGACTTCGGACGTGTCGATCGTTGATGTCGCAAGCGGAAAGGTCTCGCCATTCGCAAACACGACCGCTGCTGAGGCTTCGCCGAGCTATTCCCATGACGGAAAATGGATCGCGATGTCGGTCAGCGACGGCCCGGTCCGCTGGGCGCAAAGCAATCGGATATACGTATTTCCATCGACCGGCGGCAATGCGAAAATTATGCCGTTGTCGTACGACGGCCAGCCTGCCATAGTTGGGTGGACAGATGACAGTGCGAAGGTCTATTTCACCGAAGCGAAAGGAACGGGCACTGCCGTTTACGAGGTGAACGTCGCCACGAATGCGATCACCGAACGTCATCACGTGGGCGCCGTGATCTCGGGAATTTCCATGAGTCCGAGCGGAATATTTGGTATGGTCGTCCAGACGAGCGATCGAGCTCCCGAGGTTTTTGTGGCTCGGATGGAGCAGGAGGTGCCGACCCAAGTCTCGAACGTAAATGCCGACATAGCCAGGCAAAAAGTCGGCAGAACAGAGGTCGTAAAATGGAAGAGTAAAGACGGCCGCGAGATCGAAGGCCTTTTAACCTATCCGAATAACTATGTCGCCGGCACGAAAGTGCCTTTCATTCTAAGTATCCACGGCGGGCCTGCCGGTGTCTTCCAACAAAGTTTTATTGGCGGCCGCGGTGTTTATCCGATCGCCACATTTGCGTCAAAGGGTTATGCGATCCTGCGTCCGAATCCGCGCGGTTCGAGCGGTTATGGAACAGAATTTCGGCGTGCGAATACGAAGGACTGGGGCGGAATGGACTATGAGGACATAATGTCCGGCGTCGACAAGGTGATCGAAATGGGAGTTGCCGATCCGAACCGAATGGGAGTGATGGGCTGGAGCTATGGCGGATATATGACCTCGACGATCATTACAAAGACGAAACGGTTTAAGGCCGCGTCCGCTGGTGCTCCGGTCACAAATCTGATGAGCTTTAATGGAACGGCCGACATACCGGGATTTGTGCCCGATTATTTCGGCGGCCAATCGTGGGAAATTCCCGATATTTATTCAAAACACTCCGCGATGTTCAACATCAAAGGTGTCTCGACGCCGACCCTCATCCAACAAGGCGACGCCGACGTCCGCGTCCCGATATCGCAGGGCTACGAACTTTACAATGCGTTAAAGCAACAAGGTGTGCCTGTCAGAATGATCGTCCTGCCGCGCCAACCCCACGGCCCGACCGAGCCGAAAATGCAGCTCGCAGCCATGCAGAGCAATCTTGACTGGTTTGAGAAGTATTTGAAATGA
- a CDS encoding DUF433 domain-containing protein produces MNTVIETNVVSSSPDVMSGAVVFAGTRVPAQSLLDYLAGGHTLDGFLDDFPTVKREQAVGLLHELSHSFELALEK; encoded by the coding sequence ATGAATACTGTCATCGAAACCAATGTTGTTTCTTCATCCCCCGATGTGATGAGCGGTGCGGTGGTTTTTGCCGGAACTCGCGTGCCGGCGCAGAGCCTTTTGGACTACCTCGCGGGCGGACATACACTTGACGGGTTTTTGGATGACTTTCCGACAGTTAAGCGTGAGCAAGCCGTCGGACTTCTGCACGAGCTAAGTCATTCATTCGAACTGGCGCTCGAGAAATGA
- a CDS encoding PD40 domain-containing protein codes for MNRTSTSSMILGHRTIVTIALVFVAIVGFGVLSQRSSTKDAVAQPTALGRLAYDRTDFASGGFGYISVATSNSDGTGTAVLAGAGVPPIYNNNPSWNSSGTKIVYETDNELWVMNADGSGKANLTITALPTAEHNPSWSPADKIAYERDGQIWTMNSNGTAQAAFAAITQPSPAAPAYSPDGTMLAFQSGGNVWVINSDGTNESRVTFNNDTNSGPAWSPDGTKIIFARAGTGISVVQIDGTNEIPLTNNGEDSSPSWSNDATKIAFVRRGTTVNGIYTMDAVGGNQLRVLADNPLNPGRSEHNNPAWQPVVLQPNTVVISGRIARNGESLAGVTVNLTGSETSTATTNALGEFNFGNLPSGGSYTVTPTIANHIFTPARKIFSGVIANRIADFAAGQTCSMPGCKVNGKVVFERGSDLYIANADGTDVTLLTTGGINVDAAFSPDGNKVLFRSNRDGNFEIYRINFDGTGIQRLTNVAGFDEYPVYSPDGARIAFTSDRDGNVEIYTMNADGSNQLRLTKNAGVDDEPTFSADGTKIAFARPNDATGRTAIYTMNAVDGSNVTQVSFPSTAVAIYDGFPSFSPDGTKLLFRRYNSGPFTSEFYIANSDGSNPVTMGLSGFIYKPSFSPDGTRIIYTRLFGLSTYNVESLPIAGGNATIMVTNGHNVDWQPVQPATRRGPFDFDGDGKADVAVFRPSEGIWYILRSSDLSLMQTTFALTGDVPVPSDLDGDSKTDIAIYRPSNGDFWSISTINGQQINYHLGKPGDIPLPSDIDGDSRADYVVYRPSNGHWYRISSTTGALSDIWFGATDDKPVIGDFDGDGQADPAIYRPSDGNWWWLSSADGVQRATRWGIAEDIPSPADFDGDGKTDFAVFRPSTGVWYIINSSSGSFTIFPFGSNGDKPVPADYDGDGRADVAVYRPSDGIWYLLHSTAGFAGFRWGIASDVPVPNAFIQ; via the coding sequence ATGAATCGAACTTCCACGAGTTCAATGATTTTAGGACATCGGACGATCGTGACAATAGCTCTTGTGTTTGTCGCAATTGTCGGCTTCGGAGTCCTCTCCCAAAGATCCTCGACCAAGGACGCGGTCGCCCAACCAACCGCCCTCGGCAGGCTCGCCTACGACCGGACCGATTTCGCTTCCGGCGGTTTTGGCTACATCTCTGTCGCTACGTCCAACAGCGACGGAACCGGCACCGCAGTCCTCGCCGGCGCCGGCGTGCCGCCTATCTACAATAACAACCCGTCGTGGAACTCGAGCGGCACGAAGATAGTTTACGAGACCGACAATGAGCTCTGGGTGATGAACGCCGACGGAAGCGGCAAGGCCAACTTGACCATTACAGCTTTGCCTACCGCCGAACATAACCCGTCGTGGTCCCCGGCCGACAAGATCGCCTACGAACGCGACGGCCAGATCTGGACGATGAACTCAAACGGCACGGCGCAAGCCGCCTTCGCGGCGATCACTCAGCCCTCGCCCGCCGCTCCGGCCTATTCGCCCGACGGCACAATGCTCGCGTTCCAATCGGGCGGCAACGTCTGGGTCATCAATAGCGACGGCACAAATGAAAGCCGCGTGACATTTAACAACGACACAAATTCCGGCCCCGCTTGGTCGCCCGACGGCACTAAGATCATCTTTGCCCGGGCCGGCACAGGCATATCCGTCGTCCAAATTGACGGCACCAACGAAATTCCGTTGACCAACAACGGCGAGGACAGTAGCCCTTCGTGGTCCAACGACGCTACCAAGATCGCGTTTGTCAGACGCGGCACCACGGTCAACGGCATTTACACTATGGATGCCGTTGGCGGCAATCAGCTTCGTGTGCTAGCCGACAATCCATTAAACCCGGGTCGCTCCGAACATAACAACCCCGCGTGGCAGCCAGTCGTACTCCAGCCAAACACCGTCGTGATCAGCGGTCGTATCGCCAGAAATGGCGAGAGCCTCGCCGGCGTGACAGTCAACCTGACCGGCTCGGAAACGTCGACCGCGACCACGAACGCATTGGGTGAGTTTAACTTCGGGAACCTTCCCAGCGGTGGTTCCTATACCGTTACGCCAACAATCGCAAACCACATTTTCACACCCGCTCGAAAGATCTTCAGCGGTGTCATTGCAAACCGCATTGCCGATTTCGCGGCCGGCCAGACCTGCTCGATGCCTGGCTGTAAGGTCAATGGCAAAGTCGTCTTCGAGCGTGGCAGTGATCTCTATATCGCGAATGCGGACGGAACGGACGTCACACTTTTAACGACCGGCGGGATCAACGTGGACGCGGCCTTCTCGCCGGACGGTAACAAAGTCTTGTTCCGCTCGAATCGCGACGGCAACTTCGAGATCTATCGTATCAACTTTGACGGGACCGGAATCCAGCGATTAACTAACGTAGCGGGCTTTGATGAATATCCGGTATATTCACCCGACGGTGCTAGGATCGCGTTCACGAGCGACCGGGACGGTAACGTCGAGATCTACACGATGAATGCGGACGGTTCAAATCAGCTACGTTTGACCAAAAACGCGGGCGTGGACGACGAACCTACATTTTCAGCGGATGGAACAAAGATCGCATTCGCTCGCCCCAATGATGCTACGGGCCGGACGGCGATTTACACAATGAATGCTGTTGACGGATCGAACGTGACACAGGTCTCGTTTCCGTCAACTGCGGTTGCGATCTATGATGGTTTTCCGTCATTTTCGCCCGACGGAACCAAACTTCTATTTCGACGCTACAACAGTGGGCCATTTACCTCGGAGTTTTATATTGCGAATTCCGATGGCTCAAATCCGGTTACAATGGGCTTAAGCGGATTCATCTATAAGCCGTCGTTTTCGCCCGATGGGACGCGAATCATCTATACGAGATTATTCGGTCTGTCCACATACAATGTTGAGTCTCTTCCGATAGCCGGTGGGAACGCCACCATAATGGTAACGAACGGACACAATGTTGATTGGCAGCCCGTACAGCCCGCAACGCGACGAGGTCCATTCGATTTTGATGGCGACGGCAAAGCGGATGTCGCTGTTTTTAGGCCGAGCGAGGGCATCTGGTACATTCTCCGCAGTTCTGATCTGAGCCTGATGCAGACGACATTCGCTCTCACCGGCGACGTGCCGGTCCCTTCCGATCTTGACGGCGATTCGAAGACCGACATTGCGATCTATCGACCTTCGAACGGCGACTTTTGGTCAATCAGCACTATCAACGGTCAGCAGATCAACTATCATCTCGGCAAGCCCGGCGACATTCCCTTGCCGTCCGATATTGACGGTGATTCGCGTGCGGACTACGTCGTTTATCGGCCGTCGAACGGTCACTGGTATCGGATAAGCAGCACCACGGGAGCCCTGTCCGACATTTGGTTCGGAGCCACCGACGACAAGCCGGTAATCGGTGATTTTGATGGTGACGGCCAGGCCGATCCCGCGATCTACCGTCCATCGGACGGCAATTGGTGGTGGTTGAGCAGTGCCGACGGCGTTCAACGGGCGACCCGTTGGGGTATAGCCGAGGACATTCCTTCGCCCGCGGACTTTGACGGTGATGGAAAGACGGATTTCGCGGTATTCCGGCCATCAACGGGCGTCTGGTACATCATCAATAGCAGCTCAGGCTCGTTCACGATCTTTCCGTTTGGATCAAATGGAGATAAGCCGGTTCCGGCAGACTACGACGGCGATGGTCGGGCTGATGTTGCGGTTTACCGTCCGTCCGATGGCATTTGGTATTTGTTGCATTCAACCGCCGGTTTTGCCGGATTCCGCTGGGGCATCGCGTCAGATGTTCCCGTGCCAAACGCCTTTATTCAATAG